A single window of Oreochromis aureus strain Israel breed Guangdong linkage group 5, ZZ_aureus, whole genome shotgun sequence DNA harbors:
- the si:dkey-183j2.10 gene encoding probable glutamate receptor isoform X2: MMMFGLFLLSFGFLLDVGTCTAMQSELRITTIKQEPYVISKGAQLEGFCMDLLFEVAKKVGFKYKVQLVKDGAYGRQEESGNWNGMVGEVVRGEADLAIAPLTLTAAREKAVGMTKPFMQTGISILLRKDISEEAGFFDFLSPFSAQTWVGILIAYLGTAACIFIVARLSPSEWSQPQSEKNTFGLLHSLWYTAGALTLQGAGPHPKALSGRVICSSWWLFSVVLLACYFSNLSSTKTPESSHLMVKGFEDLANQDVIEYGCLAGSSTLAFFKNSNNPVYRRIYEHMERTKSFVSSMDEGIRRAKEGNYAFIGESVSLDLAVARHCELVRAHEVIGMRGYSIAAALGSPIIKNLSVAILQLSEAGELAYLRSKWWASSCIADKDKVSAVQPHNLKGMFLVLSLGLGLGTLVAVLELTFKSRRRAAEHKKTCCSVLTEELSLRLRTSSGNRSQENVDKDKDKA, from the exons ATGATGATGTTTGGACTGTTTCTACTGTCCTTTGGATTTCTCCTGGATGTGGGCACATGCACTGCAA TGCAGTCAGAGCTCAGAATCACAACAATAAAG CAAGAGCCGTATGTGATATCCAAAGGTGCTCAGCTGGAAGGCTTTTGCATGGACCTGCTCTTTGAAGTAGCCAAGAAAGTGGGCTTCAAGTACAAAGTGCAGCTGGTGAAAGATGGCGCGTATGGTAGACAGGAAGAGAGCGGGAACTGGAACGGGATGGTTGGAGAGGTGGTGAGAGGG GAAGCAGACCTCGCTATTGCTCCGCTGACTCTCACTGCAGCTCGGGAGAAAGCTGTGGGAATGACCAAACCATTCATGCAGACGGGAATCAGTATCCTGCTGAGGAAGGACATTTCGGAGGAAGCAGGCTTCTTTGATTTCCTATCCCCTTTCTCTGCACAGACCTGGGTTGGCATACTTATTGCCTATCTGGGGACGGCTGCTTGCATCTTCATAGTTGCCAG ACTCAGCCCTTCTGAGTGGAGTCAGCCTCAGAGTGAGAAAAACACGTTCGGTCTCCTCCACAGCCTTTGGTACACAGCTGGAGCTCTGACTCTTCAAG gtgcCGGTCCTCATCCCAAAGCCCTTTCGGGGCGTGTCATCTGCAGCAGTTGGTGGTTATTTAGCGTTGTCCTCTTGGCTTGCTATTTCTCCAACCTCAGCTCCACTAAGACCCCAGAGTCCTCTCACCTGATGGTCAAAGGGTTTGAGGACTTGGCCAATCAGGATGTGATTGAATATGGCTGCCTGGCCGGCTCTTCCACACTTGCTTTCTTTAAG AATTCAAACAACCCAGTGTACCGCAGAATCTATGAGCACATGGAGCGGACAAAGAGTTTTGTGTCGAGTATGGATGAAGGCATTCGACGTGCAAAAGAGGGCAACTACGCCTTCATTGGAGAGTCTGTTTCTCTGGACTTAGCTGTAGCACGTCACTGTGAACTGGTCCGGGCGCATGAAGTCATTGGCATGAGGGGATACAGCATCGCTGCTGCTCTTG gTTCTCCAATCATAAAGAACCTCAGTGTGGCAATCCTACAGCTAAGTGAGGCAGGGGAGCTGGCTTACTTGCGGAGCAAGTGGTGGGCAAGCAGTTGCATAGCAGACAAGGACAAGGTGTCAGCTGTGCAGCCGCATAACCTCAAGGGGATGTTTCTGGTGCTTTCCCTCGGCCTTGGGCTGGGAACGCTTGTGGCTGTCCTGGAGCTGACCTTCAAGAGTCGCAGGCGTGCAGCAGAGCACAAG AAGACATGTTGCTCTGTACTGACTGAGGAGCTGAGTCTGCGCTTGAGGACCAGCAGTGGGAACAGATCCCAGGAAAATGTAGATAAAGACAAGGACAAAGCATAG
- the brpf3a gene encoding bromodomain and PHD finger-containing protein 3 isoform X2, whose protein sequence is MQKTRRWECEAVVSTRSMGRGRGRGRGRGRGTSGQLRPPSPYRLQLSPSRETLTYAQAQKIVEVDLDGRLHRINITDTLPVITEDEMMAQDIAECNSNKENSEQTQSKTKTWRKPTNGKNRRSGKNTSNQNQRSSSNQHTGSAFSFQQPALQTPLPEPTFRVLSSVSPTEAPPLPAAYYRYIEKSGEEQDSVAEYDMDEEDLAWLEMVNQKRVSDGHASVSPDTFELLIDRLERESILESRSQALSQNAVDEDAFCCVCLDDECLNSNVILFCDICNLAVHQECYGVPYVPEGQWLCRCCLQSPSRPVDCVLCPNRGGAFKQTSDGRWAHVVCAIWIPEVCFANTVFLEPVEGVSNIPPARWKLTCYLCKQKGRGASIQCHKANCYRAFHVTCAQKAGLFMKIDPVRETSVNGTTFSVKKTAFCEHHSPVGSRRDGSGDESVEGRLVGGRGNRGQRSYTQSPPSSPNKKATKGQKKKNSKGSGGSRRSNIPVLLVPQIPSHRLNKICTGVEVQRKNQFMQRLHNYWLLKRQSRNGMPLIRRLHSHLQAHRTAEQREPDEKLSAAREELRYWQKLRQDLERARLLVELIRKRERLKREQMKIQQAALELKLTPALVLLRSTLEQLQEKDTAKIFSQPVNLSEVPDYLEFITQPMDFSTMRTKLEGHAYCSITDLEEDFDLMISNCLKYNSKDTMFHRAALQLREVGGAVLRHAHRQSQSIGLDPSTGMHLPEAPNKHGFYNCTWDDVDSLLDPENRLHLTTEEQLKALLDKLDVVTSMRTSGGRTKRIRLLRREINTLRQKMNQQQSAQSVNGIEKEDEGKEEEGEEEEEDEAEKKKEKKREKTNVDNGLLTAVSNPRADDSPPVLELTCPVSSPLPGDAPLEPPVLGIVTGGRRSPGRSYKRQRSSRSGSKSQGEDEAEVGETPSSEPDAVHEVTPLGTPPTLSLVGVGRRTSVLFKKAKNGARMVKNKSLPQQNGKTSEAKSNGLDSTATSLNSPSVNNITTLPPPNASPAPPSPSSHRLRSRGHSSESEADKLPPPPTEGGLTNGKHSSAEHDEDDSNLSVSPPKRSRGKPALAKVPSSENGDISVSDSETKLAPLDLVWAKCRGYPSYPAMIVDPDMPQEGLLHNGIPIPVPPLEVLKLGEWRQTEEDQKLFLVLFFDTKRTWQWLPRNKLLPLGMDDTVDKLRLMEGKKPSVRKSVHTAYDRAMVHLNHVRGNLNFTPSNFI, encoded by the exons ATGCAGAAGACGAGGAGGTGGGAATGCGAGGCAGTTGTTAGCACACGCAGCATGGGTAGGGGTCGAGGCAGAGGGAGAGGAAGGGGCAGGGGTACATCTGGCCAGTTGCGGCCCCCCTCCCCTTACAGACTGCAGCTGTCTCCATCCAGGGAGACTTTGACATACGCTCAGGCTCAGAAAATAGTGGAAGTGGACCTAGATGGAAGGCTCCATCGGATTAACATCACAGATACTCTGCCAGTTATCACAGAGGACGAGATGATGGCCCAGGACATTGCCGAGTGCAACAGTAACAAGGAGAACAGTGAGCAGACGCAGAGTAAAACCAAGACGTGGAGGAAACCCACAAATGgcaaaaacaggaggagtggtAAAAACACATCAAACCAGAACCAGCGCTCCAGCTCTAATCAGCACACAGGATCAGCTTTTTCCTTCCAGCAACCGGCTCTCCAAACACCTCTGCCTGAGCCGACCTTCCGCGTGCTGAGTTCGGTTTCCCCCACAGAGGCGCCTCCTCTCCCGGCAGCCTACTACCGTTACATAGAAAAATCCGGGGAGGAGCAGGACAGCGTTGCAGAGTACGACATGGACGAGGAGGACCTCGCCTGGCTGGAGATGGTGAACCAGAAGAGGGTGTCCGATGGCCATGCATCCGTATCTCCGGACACTTTTGAGCTCCTCATCGACCGCCTGGAAAGGGAATCCATCTTGGAGTCCCGCAGCCAAGCTCTGTCCCAGAATGCTGTCGACGAGGATGCCTTCTGCTGCGTCTGCCTGGATGACGAATGTCTGAACAGTAACGTCATCCTGTTCTGTGACATCTGTAACCTGGCCGTCCACCAGGAGTGTTACGGTGTCCCCTATGTCCCAGAGGGCCAGTGGCTGTGCCGCTGCTGCCTGCAGTCCCCCTCCCGCCCTGTAGACTGTGTTCTCTGTCCCAACCGAGGAGGTGCCTTCAAACAGACAAGTGATGGGCGTTGGGCTCATGTTGTCTGTGCCATATGGATCCCAGAAGTTTGCTTTGCCAACACGGTGTTCCTTGAGCCCGTGGAGGGGGTCAGTAACATCCCTCCCGCTCGCTGGAAGCTCACCTGCTACCTTTGTAAGCAGAAAGGCAGGGGAGCCTCCATTCAGTGCCACAAAGCCAACTGTTACAGGGCTTTTCACGTCACCTGCGCCCAGAAGGCTGGCTTGTTCATGAAGATAGACCCAGTCCGTGAGACAAGTGTTAATGGCACCACCTTCTCTGTGAAGAAGACTGCTTTCTGTGAGCATCACTCGCCTGTTGGGTCTCGGCGAGACGGGTCTGGAGATGAGTCGGTGGAAGGGAGGCTCGTGGGGGGCCGGGGTAATCGGGGTCAGCGGTCTTATACTCAGAGTCCCCCCTCATCACCAAATAAGAAGGCTACcaaaggacaaaagaagaagaattcaAAAGGGTCTGGTGGGTCACGTCGCTCCAATATTCCTGTGCTGCTGGTGCCTCAGATCCCGTCGCACAG GCTGAACAAGATCTGCACAGGAGTTGAAGTCCAGAGAAAGAACCAGTTCATGCAGCGGCTTCATAACTACTGGTTACTGAAACGACAGTCGCGAAATGGGATGCCTTTAATACGGCGGCTTCATTCCCACCTACAGGCCCACAGGACTGCAGAGCAG AGGGAGCCTGATGAAAAGCTGAGCGCCGCGCGAGAGGAGCTGCGATACTGGCAAAAGTTGAGGCAAGACCTGGAAAGAGCGAGACTTTTGGTGGAGCTCATCCGCAAAAGGGAGCGGCTAAAGAGAGAACAG ATGAAAATTCAGCAGGCTGCTCTTGAGCTGAAGTTGACTCCTGCGCTGGTGCTTCTGAGATCCACCCTGGAGCAACTACAAGAGAAGGACACGGCCAAAATCTTCTCTCAGCCCGTCAATCTGTCAGAG GTCCCAGATTACCTGGAGTTTATTACCCAACCCATGGACTTCTCCACTATGCGCACCAAACTGGAGGGACATGCCTACTGTTCCATCACTGACCTAGAAGAGGACTTCGATCTCATGATCTCGAACTGCCTCAAGTACAACTCCAAGGACACCATGTTCCACAGAGCAGCCTTACAGCTGCGGGAGGTGGGAGGTGCCGTTCTCCGCCACGCCCACAGGCAGTCTCAGAGCATCGGCCTGGACCCCAGTACAGGCATGCACCTGCCAGAGGCTCCAAACAAACACGGCTTCTACAACTGTACATGGGATGATG TTGACTCTCTGTTGGACCCAGAGAACAGACTGCACTTAACCACAGAGGAGCAACTAAAGGCCTTACTGGATAAACTGGACGTGGTCACATCCATGCGTACCAGCGGCGGCCGCACCAAGCGCATTAGACTGCTGCGCCGAGAGATCAACACTCTGAGGCAGAAgatgaaccagcagcaaagtgCTCAGTCTGTGAATGGCATTGAGAAGGAGGATGAAGGAAAGGAagaagagggagaggaggaggaggaagacgaggcggagaagaagaaggaaaagaaaagggagaagacAAATGTGGATAATGGACTATTGACAGCAGTGTCAAACCCTAGAGCAG ATGACTCTCCACCTGTGCTAGAGCTTACCTGCCCAGTATCATCACCACTGCCAGGCGATGCTCCCCTGGAGCCCCCTGTCCTGGGCATTGTAACGGGAGGACGAAGGTCACCCGGACGTTCCTACAAACGTCAGAGGTCCTCCCGGAGTGGAAGCAAAAGCCAAGGCGAAGATGAGGCTGAAGTCGGAGAAACGCCTTCTTCGGAACCAGACGCTGTTCACGAGGTCACGCCACTGGGCACGCCTCCAACACTGTCTCTGGTCGGAGTTGGCCGTCGCACGTCGGTTTTGTTTAAGAAAGCAAAAAATGGCGCGCGAATGGTGAAGAACAAGTCCCTTCCACAACAGAACGGTAAAACCTCTGAGGCTAAAAGCAACGGGTTGGATAGCACCGCCACCAGCCTGAATTCACCCAGTGTGAACAACATCACCACATTACCTCCCCCAAACGCCTCCCCAGCACCTCCTTCTCCCTCCTCACACCGCCTGAGGTCTAGAGGCCACAGCTCAGAAAGTGAGGCAGACAAACTCCCTCCTCCACCCACAGAAGGAG GCCTGACAAATGGAAAGCACAGCTCTGCAGAACACGATGAAGACGACTCCAACCTAAG TGTCTCCCCTCCCAAACGCAGTCGGGGTAAACCTGCTTTGGCTAAAGTTCCTAGCAGCGAGAACGGAGACATCTCCGTATCTG ATAGCGAGACCAAACTTGCACCACTGGACCTAGTCTGGGCCAAATGCAGGGGATATCCGTCATATCCGGCAATG ATTGTTGATCCTGACATGCCCCAGGAAGGACTTCTCCACAATGGCATACCCATTCCTGTGCCTCCTCTGGAGGTGCTCAAACTTGGTGAATGGAGGCAAACGGAGGAAGACCAGAAGCTCTTCTTAGTGCTCTTCTTTGACACCAAAAGAACTTG GCAATGGCTCCCTCGTAACAAACTACTGCCGCTGGGAATGGACGACACTGTAGACAAGCTGCGTTTAATGGAAGGCAAAAAACCCAGCGTTCGCAAGTCTGTGCACACTGCTTATGACCGAGCTATGGTACATTTAAACCACGTGAGAGGAAATCTTAACTTCACACCCTCCAATTttatataa
- the brpf3a gene encoding bromodomain and PHD finger-containing protein 3 isoform X1 codes for MQKTRRWECEAVVSTRSMGRGRGRGRGRGRGTSGQLRPPSPYRLQLSPSRETLTYAQAQKIVEVDLDGRLHRINITDTLPVITEDEMMAQDIAECNSNKENSEQTQSKTKTWRKPTNGKNRRSGKNTSNQNQRSSSNQHTGSAFSFQQPALQTPLPEPTFRVLSSVSPTEAPPLPAAYYRYIEKSGEEQDSVAEYDMDEEDLAWLEMVNQKRVSDGHASVSPDTFELLIDRLERESILESRSQALSQNAVDEDAFCCVCLDDECLNSNVILFCDICNLAVHQECYGVPYVPEGQWLCRCCLQSPSRPVDCVLCPNRGGAFKQTSDGRWAHVVCAIWIPEVCFANTVFLEPVEGVSNIPPARWKLTCYLCKQKGRGASIQCHKANCYRAFHVTCAQKAGLFMKIDPVRETSVNGTTFSVKKTAFCEHHSPVGSRRDGSGDESVEGRLVGGRGNRGQRSYTQSPPSSPNKKATKGQKKKNSKGSGGSRRSNIPVLLVPQIPSHRLNKICTGVEVQRKNQFMQRLHNYWLLKRQSRNGMPLIRRLHSHLQAHRTAEQREPDEKLSAAREELRYWQKLRQDLERARLLVELIRKRERLKREQMKIQQAALELKLTPALVLLRSTLEQLQEKDTAKIFSQPVNLSEVPDYLEFITQPMDFSTMRTKLEGHAYCSITDLEEDFDLMISNCLKYNSKDTMFHRAALQLREVGGAVLRHAHRQSQSIGLDPSTGMHLPEAPNKHGFYNCTWDDVDSLLDPENRLHLTTEEQLKALLDKLDVVTSMRTSGGRTKRIRLLRREINTLRQKMNQQQSAQSVNGIEKEDEGKEEEGEEEEEDEAEKKKEKKREKTNVDNGLLTAVSNPRADDSPPVLELTCPVSSPLPGDAPLEPPVLGIVTGGRRSPGRSYKRQRSSRSGSKSQGEDEAEVGETPSSEPDAVHEVTPLGTPPTLSLVGVGRRTSVLFKKAKNGARMVKNKSLPQQNGKTSEAKSNGLDSTATSLNSPSVNNITTLPPPNASPAPPSPSSHRLRSRGHSSESEADKLPPPPTEGGLTNGKHSSAEHDEDDSNLSVSPPKRSRGKPALAKVPSSENGDISVSGKSTLLSLDSETKLAPLDLVWAKCRGYPSYPAMIVDPDMPQEGLLHNGIPIPVPPLEVLKLGEWRQTEEDQKLFLVLFFDTKRTWQWLPRNKLLPLGMDDTVDKLRLMEGKKPSVRKSVHTAYDRAMVHLNHVRGNLNFTPSNFI; via the exons ATGCAGAAGACGAGGAGGTGGGAATGCGAGGCAGTTGTTAGCACACGCAGCATGGGTAGGGGTCGAGGCAGAGGGAGAGGAAGGGGCAGGGGTACATCTGGCCAGTTGCGGCCCCCCTCCCCTTACAGACTGCAGCTGTCTCCATCCAGGGAGACTTTGACATACGCTCAGGCTCAGAAAATAGTGGAAGTGGACCTAGATGGAAGGCTCCATCGGATTAACATCACAGATACTCTGCCAGTTATCACAGAGGACGAGATGATGGCCCAGGACATTGCCGAGTGCAACAGTAACAAGGAGAACAGTGAGCAGACGCAGAGTAAAACCAAGACGTGGAGGAAACCCACAAATGgcaaaaacaggaggagtggtAAAAACACATCAAACCAGAACCAGCGCTCCAGCTCTAATCAGCACACAGGATCAGCTTTTTCCTTCCAGCAACCGGCTCTCCAAACACCTCTGCCTGAGCCGACCTTCCGCGTGCTGAGTTCGGTTTCCCCCACAGAGGCGCCTCCTCTCCCGGCAGCCTACTACCGTTACATAGAAAAATCCGGGGAGGAGCAGGACAGCGTTGCAGAGTACGACATGGACGAGGAGGACCTCGCCTGGCTGGAGATGGTGAACCAGAAGAGGGTGTCCGATGGCCATGCATCCGTATCTCCGGACACTTTTGAGCTCCTCATCGACCGCCTGGAAAGGGAATCCATCTTGGAGTCCCGCAGCCAAGCTCTGTCCCAGAATGCTGTCGACGAGGATGCCTTCTGCTGCGTCTGCCTGGATGACGAATGTCTGAACAGTAACGTCATCCTGTTCTGTGACATCTGTAACCTGGCCGTCCACCAGGAGTGTTACGGTGTCCCCTATGTCCCAGAGGGCCAGTGGCTGTGCCGCTGCTGCCTGCAGTCCCCCTCCCGCCCTGTAGACTGTGTTCTCTGTCCCAACCGAGGAGGTGCCTTCAAACAGACAAGTGATGGGCGTTGGGCTCATGTTGTCTGTGCCATATGGATCCCAGAAGTTTGCTTTGCCAACACGGTGTTCCTTGAGCCCGTGGAGGGGGTCAGTAACATCCCTCCCGCTCGCTGGAAGCTCACCTGCTACCTTTGTAAGCAGAAAGGCAGGGGAGCCTCCATTCAGTGCCACAAAGCCAACTGTTACAGGGCTTTTCACGTCACCTGCGCCCAGAAGGCTGGCTTGTTCATGAAGATAGACCCAGTCCGTGAGACAAGTGTTAATGGCACCACCTTCTCTGTGAAGAAGACTGCTTTCTGTGAGCATCACTCGCCTGTTGGGTCTCGGCGAGACGGGTCTGGAGATGAGTCGGTGGAAGGGAGGCTCGTGGGGGGCCGGGGTAATCGGGGTCAGCGGTCTTATACTCAGAGTCCCCCCTCATCACCAAATAAGAAGGCTACcaaaggacaaaagaagaagaattcaAAAGGGTCTGGTGGGTCACGTCGCTCCAATATTCCTGTGCTGCTGGTGCCTCAGATCCCGTCGCACAG GCTGAACAAGATCTGCACAGGAGTTGAAGTCCAGAGAAAGAACCAGTTCATGCAGCGGCTTCATAACTACTGGTTACTGAAACGACAGTCGCGAAATGGGATGCCTTTAATACGGCGGCTTCATTCCCACCTACAGGCCCACAGGACTGCAGAGCAG AGGGAGCCTGATGAAAAGCTGAGCGCCGCGCGAGAGGAGCTGCGATACTGGCAAAAGTTGAGGCAAGACCTGGAAAGAGCGAGACTTTTGGTGGAGCTCATCCGCAAAAGGGAGCGGCTAAAGAGAGAACAG ATGAAAATTCAGCAGGCTGCTCTTGAGCTGAAGTTGACTCCTGCGCTGGTGCTTCTGAGATCCACCCTGGAGCAACTACAAGAGAAGGACACGGCCAAAATCTTCTCTCAGCCCGTCAATCTGTCAGAG GTCCCAGATTACCTGGAGTTTATTACCCAACCCATGGACTTCTCCACTATGCGCACCAAACTGGAGGGACATGCCTACTGTTCCATCACTGACCTAGAAGAGGACTTCGATCTCATGATCTCGAACTGCCTCAAGTACAACTCCAAGGACACCATGTTCCACAGAGCAGCCTTACAGCTGCGGGAGGTGGGAGGTGCCGTTCTCCGCCACGCCCACAGGCAGTCTCAGAGCATCGGCCTGGACCCCAGTACAGGCATGCACCTGCCAGAGGCTCCAAACAAACACGGCTTCTACAACTGTACATGGGATGATG TTGACTCTCTGTTGGACCCAGAGAACAGACTGCACTTAACCACAGAGGAGCAACTAAAGGCCTTACTGGATAAACTGGACGTGGTCACATCCATGCGTACCAGCGGCGGCCGCACCAAGCGCATTAGACTGCTGCGCCGAGAGATCAACACTCTGAGGCAGAAgatgaaccagcagcaaagtgCTCAGTCTGTGAATGGCATTGAGAAGGAGGATGAAGGAAAGGAagaagagggagaggaggaggaggaagacgaggcggagaagaagaaggaaaagaaaagggagaagacAAATGTGGATAATGGACTATTGACAGCAGTGTCAAACCCTAGAGCAG ATGACTCTCCACCTGTGCTAGAGCTTACCTGCCCAGTATCATCACCACTGCCAGGCGATGCTCCCCTGGAGCCCCCTGTCCTGGGCATTGTAACGGGAGGACGAAGGTCACCCGGACGTTCCTACAAACGTCAGAGGTCCTCCCGGAGTGGAAGCAAAAGCCAAGGCGAAGATGAGGCTGAAGTCGGAGAAACGCCTTCTTCGGAACCAGACGCTGTTCACGAGGTCACGCCACTGGGCACGCCTCCAACACTGTCTCTGGTCGGAGTTGGCCGTCGCACGTCGGTTTTGTTTAAGAAAGCAAAAAATGGCGCGCGAATGGTGAAGAACAAGTCCCTTCCACAACAGAACGGTAAAACCTCTGAGGCTAAAAGCAACGGGTTGGATAGCACCGCCACCAGCCTGAATTCACCCAGTGTGAACAACATCACCACATTACCTCCCCCAAACGCCTCCCCAGCACCTCCTTCTCCCTCCTCACACCGCCTGAGGTCTAGAGGCCACAGCTCAGAAAGTGAGGCAGACAAACTCCCTCCTCCACCCACAGAAGGAG GCCTGACAAATGGAAAGCACAGCTCTGCAGAACACGATGAAGACGACTCCAACCTAAG TGTCTCCCCTCCCAAACGCAGTCGGGGTAAACCTGCTTTGGCTAAAGTTCCTAGCAGCGAGAACGGAGACATCTCCGTATCTG GAAAGTCTACACTTCTGTCTTTAGATAGCGAGACCAAACTTGCACCACTGGACCTAGTCTGGGCCAAATGCAGGGGATATCCGTCATATCCGGCAATG ATTGTTGATCCTGACATGCCCCAGGAAGGACTTCTCCACAATGGCATACCCATTCCTGTGCCTCCTCTGGAGGTGCTCAAACTTGGTGAATGGAGGCAAACGGAGGAAGACCAGAAGCTCTTCTTAGTGCTCTTCTTTGACACCAAAAGAACTTG GCAATGGCTCCCTCGTAACAAACTACTGCCGCTGGGAATGGACGACACTGTAGACAAGCTGCGTTTAATGGAAGGCAAAAAACCCAGCGTTCGCAAGTCTGTGCACACTGCTTATGACCGAGCTATGGTACATTTAAACCACGTGAGAGGAAATCTTAACTTCACACCCTCCAATTttatataa
- the si:dkey-183j2.10 gene encoding glutamate receptor U1 isoform X1 has translation MQHMGTQVNYNAICVICLVIISVNHILIPTGSYMFVHYAACLHPLKIITPHSPPTKSWLAISCFTAICKTPVHSESQSSPGYWVSSKLTCCPGLFSGSKSRLREMMMFGLFLLSFGFLLDVGTCTAMQSELRITTIKQEPYVISKGAQLEGFCMDLLFEVAKKVGFKYKVQLVKDGAYGRQEESGNWNGMVGEVVRGEADLAIAPLTLTAAREKAVGMTKPFMQTGISILLRKDISEEAGFFDFLSPFSAQTWVGILIAYLGTAACIFIVARLSPSEWSQPQSEKNTFGLLHSLWYTAGALTLQGAGPHPKALSGRVICSSWWLFSVVLLACYFSNLSSTKTPESSHLMVKGFEDLANQDVIEYGCLAGSSTLAFFKNSNNPVYRRIYEHMERTKSFVSSMDEGIRRAKEGNYAFIGESVSLDLAVARHCELVRAHEVIGMRGYSIAAALGSPIIKNLSVAILQLSEAGELAYLRSKWWASSCIADKDKVSAVQPHNLKGMFLVLSLGLGLGTLVAVLELTFKSRRRAAEHKKTCCSVLTEELSLRLRTSSGNRSQENVDKDKDKA, from the exons ATGCAACATATGGGGACTCAGGTTAACTATAATGCAATTTGTGTAATCTGTTTAGTAATCATTAGTGTGAATCACATTTTAATTCCCACTGGAAGCTATATGTTTGTACATTATGCTGCTTGTCTCCACCCCCTTAAAATAATTACTCCGCATTCTCCACCCACAAAGTCTTGGTTGGCTATCTCTTGTTTCACTGCAATCTGCAAAACACCAGTTCACAGTGAATCACAGTCGAGCCCTGGCTACTGGGTCAGTTCGAAGCTGACGTGCTGTCCTGGACTCTTTTCAG GTTCCAAGTCTAGATTAAGAGAGATGATGATGTTTGGACTGTTTCTACTGTCCTTTGGATTTCTCCTGGATGTGGGCACATGCACTGCAA TGCAGTCAGAGCTCAGAATCACAACAATAAAG CAAGAGCCGTATGTGATATCCAAAGGTGCTCAGCTGGAAGGCTTTTGCATGGACCTGCTCTTTGAAGTAGCCAAGAAAGTGGGCTTCAAGTACAAAGTGCAGCTGGTGAAAGATGGCGCGTATGGTAGACAGGAAGAGAGCGGGAACTGGAACGGGATGGTTGGAGAGGTGGTGAGAGGG GAAGCAGACCTCGCTATTGCTCCGCTGACTCTCACTGCAGCTCGGGAGAAAGCTGTGGGAATGACCAAACCATTCATGCAGACGGGAATCAGTATCCTGCTGAGGAAGGACATTTCGGAGGAAGCAGGCTTCTTTGATTTCCTATCCCCTTTCTCTGCACAGACCTGGGTTGGCATACTTATTGCCTATCTGGGGACGGCTGCTTGCATCTTCATAGTTGCCAG ACTCAGCCCTTCTGAGTGGAGTCAGCCTCAGAGTGAGAAAAACACGTTCGGTCTCCTCCACAGCCTTTGGTACACAGCTGGAGCTCTGACTCTTCAAG gtgcCGGTCCTCATCCCAAAGCCCTTTCGGGGCGTGTCATCTGCAGCAGTTGGTGGTTATTTAGCGTTGTCCTCTTGGCTTGCTATTTCTCCAACCTCAGCTCCACTAAGACCCCAGAGTCCTCTCACCTGATGGTCAAAGGGTTTGAGGACTTGGCCAATCAGGATGTGATTGAATATGGCTGCCTGGCCGGCTCTTCCACACTTGCTTTCTTTAAG AATTCAAACAACCCAGTGTACCGCAGAATCTATGAGCACATGGAGCGGACAAAGAGTTTTGTGTCGAGTATGGATGAAGGCATTCGACGTGCAAAAGAGGGCAACTACGCCTTCATTGGAGAGTCTGTTTCTCTGGACTTAGCTGTAGCACGTCACTGTGAACTGGTCCGGGCGCATGAAGTCATTGGCATGAGGGGATACAGCATCGCTGCTGCTCTTG gTTCTCCAATCATAAAGAACCTCAGTGTGGCAATCCTACAGCTAAGTGAGGCAGGGGAGCTGGCTTACTTGCGGAGCAAGTGGTGGGCAAGCAGTTGCATAGCAGACAAGGACAAGGTGTCAGCTGTGCAGCCGCATAACCTCAAGGGGATGTTTCTGGTGCTTTCCCTCGGCCTTGGGCTGGGAACGCTTGTGGCTGTCCTGGAGCTGACCTTCAAGAGTCGCAGGCGTGCAGCAGAGCACAAG AAGACATGTTGCTCTGTACTGACTGAGGAGCTGAGTCTGCGCTTGAGGACCAGCAGTGGGAACAGATCCCAGGAAAATGTAGATAAAGACAAGGACAAAGCATAG